The window TGTGCCAGGGGTCAATAGGCACTTGGTAAATCCTAACAATTCCCTGCCCTGTTAACAATGCTCATTGTGCATGGCTCGCTGTATATCCCGGCACCCGTTACGTAAGATATTGCAGATGTTGTAGAAAAGATACAAAGGGACCGGGGGAAGGTCGCGACCTAGACCGCTATTCTAAAACTGTCTAAATTCTATAATGATGCTAGCCGTTCGAGGAAGCATTCGTCGAGGTCGCGAGTCCCTCTCGTGAGACGCCGGATGAACGTTTGTTTGTGGTTCGTACTGACTACGAATACGATATGATTTCAGGTATCGGCGGCGGTCTGTCGACGACGCCAGGCATCATCCTCGTCTCTCAGTATTTCGATAAGCATCGCGCCCTGGCGAACGGCATCTGCGTGTCGGGCACAGCGGCGGGTAGCTTCGTTTTCCCCCTTCTGATCGAGGTTCTAGTGGAGAGTTTCGGTTTTCACGGGACGATCCTGCTGCTAGGTGGCTGCATGCTGCACGTGTGCGTGAGCGCTACCCTCTACCGGCCGCTGGAGAACAATTACGCGCCGGAGTCGGCAGAGCCGCCGGAGAGGTCCGAGAAGTCCGCCGAGGCGGAGAGCGCCAGGGAATTGGGGGCGGCGAAGCAGCAGAAGTTGGATCTGATATTCGCCAGCGACACCACCACCAAGCACAATCTGTTGAACGAGCTGTTCCATCAGAGCAGCGTGACCGCGGTAGAGATGACGGACAGCGAGGAGGAGAAGGACGTGATGGGCGAGACCCTCCATATGAAGCCGATCTCGAAGATACGCAGCTCCAGCATATTGCACAGTGTCGAGGACCTGTCGACCGACTCCACGTGCGTGTACAAGGCCAGGTCGTCGCTGAGATCGCTGAAATCGTCGGTGGCGGCCGTCTGCCCAGTTCCTCAGAACGAACCACAAGTGCCGAAGGAATCGAAGACTGTCATGCAGAAGATCATGCGGTACATCGATCTTTCCCTGTTGAAGAATCCCCAGTTCATAATGATGTGCTTCTCGGTCAGCCTCATGTCCACCGGGAGCCCTTACATGCTCTATTACCTTCCCGCGTACGTCCACGCGGCTGGCTACACGAAATCGGAGGCCGGATACCTGGTGGCCATTTCCGCCGTTCTGGATCTCTGCGGCAGGCTCGGACTTGGATGGCTCTCGGACTTGCAGCTTTTCGATCGACGGAAAGGGTATATCGGGAGGTAATAAGGCGATTTCTCTATTAACGGCTGAGGTTGCAAGGGGAAGTTGTAAGGTAGTCATCGTCAGTCGCCTTTTGTGGGCCTGTATATGACGAGGAGTTGCACTATTAATGAGAGAGAACGAATCATTTAACGGGTTTGCCTACTCTgatagataaaaataaaaggcTTCTTTCGGACACAGTTTGTGAGAAAAGTAACAATTCAATCAATCCGCGGTTTGGCACTTTATTTGAGCGTATTATGAAGTAATGAAATCCATtgcaaaaacattaaaaagttGAATATATTAACTGTGAGACGACTACGCGTGAGTTATTGATTTTCGTGAACAGCCAATCGGTGTACACGATTGTGCCTTGTAGGAGtatgtgaaataaaaaagcgaatatttttcattaattataatgCATTTGCTAGGCGATGACCTTTCGTTTTTGTTAATTTATCAAAAATAAACTAAATGGCAGgtgtttgaacattttttgcgactttctgcagaaattttttactaaatttgtttagaatttacaataaacaaaatgatattgcaaaaagcGCAGGTCAACACCCAATAACTGTTATGACGAATATGTGtgtaaatttttattgcaatcggaccatTAGAACCCGAGAAATCGTGTACACCGTTTGGCCGTTCGCGAAAAGCTATAACTTACGCGCAGTCATCCCACGGTTGATATATTCaactttttaatgtttttgcaatggattttattactttataatATGCTCAAATAAAGTGCGAAACCGCAAATTGattgaatttttacttttctcacaaTCTGTGTCCGAAAAaagctttttatttttatttgtcacAGTAGGCAAACTCCTTAATTGTATACATACTTATTTATTACATATTCTCCTGTTTTGTTCAACAGTGTCGTGGGTGCCGGTGTGGCCGTACTGGCGATCCCAATGGCGCATTCTTTCTACGTTCTGGCGTGTTCCGTCGGCATGTACGGATTATGCCTGGGCTGTTGGTTTCTCCTAGTTCCCGTCCTTCTTGCAGACCAATATGGAACCGACAAAATATCCTCCACGTACGGTCTTGTCAGGATGTTCCAAAGCGTCGGAGCAATTTCTATCCCGCCTTTAGCAGGTATTCAATATGGCCCCGCCCATTATCGTACCGAGCATTCGTTAAAAGATTAATTACGATTGAATTAGCGAATTCGAAGGTACTCGACTCTCTGCATGGTAGTCGCCGAGGTATCGTTCTCGTTGCGTGCGAAGCGAGGGGTGGAACGGCGACGATATTATCCTggggaaataattaatttcaggTTACCTGCGCGATGTAACCGGAAGTTACAGCGTGTGCTTTCTCTGCATGGGAACGTGTATGGTGATGGGGGGTTTACCTATGCTACTGGTTTTTAACGAAGTAACGAAATCATCGAAGATGACCGTTAACGCAGAGAACGGTAATGCGCAAGGAGAGGTGGCCGTGaagaaataagaatattttgCGAATgtgattaacgaaaaaaaaataacaaaataaaaaaagaaaccgaACGAATGTGTaatagagaaataataaatCGCAAACATTTGTCGCTACACAATTATTCCACTATGATGTATTGCTTGGTTCAGTTGTATTCGACAGGAAAGAGATTCACACGATAGTACCATGTTCGCGGCAGGTAAGCAGCCGATTTTCATACGTAACCTTTATAAATGCACGTATCTCGTTTATTGGCGGATAGAGGCATCTCATTTACACTGTTCACACTTTTAAGTAAAAAAGTTTACAACGTAGAACAAAGCCGTTgcgcatacatatatatttatatgtgtgtgtgtgtgcaatGTAAAGAACAGCTTCTAAAAAAATGGATTTACAGTTGTTAATTGCCTTATACATTATATGAACACTATATGTACATTGGGTATTTACATGTTACGTTATGATTATTTgtagaaaaagaagaattgCGGCAGGTCCTGCGATGAAACGAAACGATCTTAGtaggaaatacatatttttcatacaGAAACAGATGTATTTAAACACATTGATCTTTAATAAAAGTTATATTCTTTTCACTTATACTGCCTTAATGTTCATACTTGGGAAGATAAATTGGTATGTAAATCGATGTTTttacgcgatattaaaaaaaataaagtacaaaGAATTTATCACAACAGtatgtatacatgtatatgtaACTATTACAATTAAGAGCAGTCTATCATATCTACTTTTCTATTAACTAAAACTTGTGTATAATTTGTATCAATTGACGCTATTAATCCGTACATAAAGTTATATAATACTATGGTGTAATTAATGGATCGTATTTTTTAACACAGTTCGATAGTTTATATAAAACGATTATTACATCAGAGGGTACTAGCAATCGGCAATAGTAATTCTGACAGCAGGAGACATCAATGGTAAGAGAAGTAAAAGAATCATGAAGGTTTCCAGGCCACGACTCTCATTTTGTTGTTCAACTCTTGCAATATCAGAGAGCACGTAAGTTGTTTCTCCGGCGACAAACCATTGATACCTTCcatttcgtcgtcgtcgtctcctAAACCATGACTGCTCCCGCTCTTCCCCTTACCTTTtcccttccttttcttttttttgtttaacTGTCTGCAGTCTATGTCGCTGGCAGCGTCTGTTGCCTTTCTTATCTATAGCGattataatttctgtttttatataTCTTCATTAGTCGGAAATGTATGTAGAAGTTACGAGAGATAGCTTATCCTTACTTTAGCGCTTTTCTTTGACTGTTTATCGTACTCTAAAGCGTCGTAATAATTTGGTTTCTCTCGTTTGATTCTATTAGTTCGCCTGGTTTTCATCACTCCGCTATCGGGACTAGGAGGACTCTTAATTGAATTACGTCttgcattaaaaaatgaatgacCACACGGACATGCTTTGCAGGCAACGGGTACCTTGGTAGGTAAATTTATTAAGTTAATGTACAATACATTTCAGTTTGCTTCGGATCTTTCAACGGATATTATTGCCAAATTTACAAACAGTACATTTGCAATGCCGTTTCATCAATGCCATCACTATTAATCCC is drawn from Andrena cerasifolii isolate SP2316 chromosome 8, iyAndCera1_principal, whole genome shotgun sequence and contains these coding sequences:
- the Sln gene encoding monocarboxylic acid transporter silnoon isoform X1, whose product is MSLPREWSLQDTVERDAVSCAAASQEMVGAGVIDENMNQQNQLGSLMSIHSAPVFDLSTGVPSPKRPASLAVQATATSTPIVPPHLQSPETIEDEDNDNLLTISSLTARPLIAKSRELRSTKSSLSKKRRPKQGEIKKPRNTTLVPLDGGYGWVIVCGAFFVQFWVAGLVKSYGVLYVEVMETFKDSSASVASWIPAILSCLCLALAPVTSMLCQKYSCRAVVFIGGLFCALGLTISYFATRLLHLFFTFGVLTGIGGGLSTTPGIILVSQYFDKHRALANGICVSGTAAGSFVFPLLIEVLVESFGFHGTILLLGGCMLHVCVSATLYRPLENNYAPESAEPPERSEKSAEAESARELGAAKQQKLDLIFASDTTTKHNLLNELFHQSSVTAVEMTDSEEEKDVMGETLHMKPISKIRSSSILHSVEDLSTDSTCVYKARSSLRSLKSSVAAVCPVPQNEPQVPKESKTVMQKIMRYIDLSLLKNPQFIMMCFSVSLMSTGSPYMLYYLPAYVHAAGYTKSEAGYLVAISAVLDLCGRLGLGWLSDLQLFDRRKGYIGSVVGAGVAVLAIPMAHSFYVLACSVGMYGLCLGCWFLLVPVLLADQYGTDKISSTYGLVRMFQSVGAISIPPLAGYLRDVTGSYSVCFLCMGTCMVMGGLPMLLVFNEVTKSSKMTVNAENGNAQGEVAVKK
- the Sln gene encoding monocarboxylic acid transporter silnoon isoform X2, translated to MSLPREWSLQDTVERDAVSCAAASQEMVGAGVIDENMNQQNQLGSLMSIHSAPVFDLSTGVPSPKRPASLAVQATATSTPIVPPHLQSPETIEDEDNDNLLTISSLTARPLIAKSRELRSTKSSLSKKRRPKQGEIKKPRNTTLVPLDGGYGWVIVCGAFFVQFWVAGLVKSYGVLYVEVMETFKDSSASVASWIPAILSCLCLALAPVTSMLCQKYSCRAVVFIGGLFCALGLTISYFATRLLHLFFTFGVLTGIGGGLSTTPGIILVSQYFDKHRALANGICVSGTAAGSFVFPLLIEVLVESFGFHGTILLLGGCMLHVCVSATLYRPLENNYAPESAEPPERSEKSAEAESARELGAAKQQKLDLIFASDTTTKHNLLNELFHQSSVTAVEMTDSEEEKDVMGETLHMKPISKIRSSSILHSVEDLSTDSTCVYKARSSLRSLKSSVAAVCPVPQNEPQVPKESKTVMQKIMRYIDLSLLKNPQFIMMCFSVSLMSTGSPYMLYYLPAYVHAAGYTKSEAGYLVAISAVLDLCGRLGLGWLSDLQLFDRRKGYIGSVVGAGVAVLAIPMAHSFYVLACSVGMYGLCLGCWFLLVPVLLADQYGTDKISSTYGLVRMFQSVGAISIPPLAGIQYGPAHYRTEHSLKD
- the LOC143372355 gene encoding uncharacterized protein LOC143372355 isoform X2, which produces MAKTKTISKGCPKCEQQVPVACKACPCGHSFFNARRNSIKSPPSPDSGVMKTRRTNRIKREKPNYYDALEYDKQSKKSAKIRKATDAASDIDCRQLNKKKKRKGKGKGKSGSSHGLGDDDDEMEGINGLSPEKQLTCSLILQELNNKMRVVAWKPS